One Rhinolophus ferrumequinum isolate MPI-CBG mRhiFer1 chromosome X, mRhiFer1_v1.p, whole genome shotgun sequence genomic window, tacatatataatatttatatgtgttatatatatatatatatatatatatatatatatatatatatatatttctctttcattttaaacttagagttcattcattgtttaaataagtcattttgtatttctggtcCCATTACAGAGGTATCTAATTGTCCTTAGGATATTAAAGTTTGatctttataaatattcattagtAGAAGTTAAATGATTATTTCTAAGTAGACTGTATTTgaatacttgttgtttgtttttgagaattttctttgcTATTAAAGCCATCCAAACTCAATTCCATTAAAGCTGTCAGTACTTTAGCAGATTTCTAAACAGTAATGGTTGAATATATTAGAAATTTGCAAACATATATTATGAATAGCATCTGGAGACCAGGGGAGGGTGGGTCATCTGGACGCCTGCTAAAGTCTTGGAAAAGTCTGTTTGTCTTAATGATGGTTGACTGGCTTCTGCTATAGATGCAGAGTTTTGCTTTAAGTGATTTAACGAAGTGCCTAATAACCCTTCTGGTAAATGTCACTGGGACTGAACTCACTTGAACTTCGCCTCTCTAAGGAAACAGCTataacttgctttttcttttctaacgTGGTAACAGTCTTTAATCTATGTTATGCTCAGGCCATTCACTGTTAATAAAGTATTTGAAAGGGATGCTTTTACTATATTGAATAGAGCTCTTGGAACGTTCTTTAATATTTATGATCGCTTTCCACTGTTGTGTCTCCCAACTATGGCcacccacttttttctttttaataatagttattgaattatccaaattaataacaaatatttcCCTCCTGCTAGAAACTTGGAAACTGTTATGGAAAGGATTGGACGTAATTTAGTGGAGTTTTAATTTTGGAGCTAGGTCAAAGCAGCACAGAAGTATATTTTAGTGCAGAGGATCGGCTATTAGAGATCTGAGTTCGAATCCTGCTCTACCACTTATTAACTGTGACATTGGGCATGTTATATTTTTGAATCTTTGgattctccatttgtaaaataaggttGTTGGaatgattaaattagataatgcatgTGAAGCAGTCAGCATACAGTTAGAggatttacttaaaaaaaaattttgattacaTATGATACATGTCAGAGGTCATGTCATTTATTTGAGACCCAAAGATGAATAATATATGATCCCTGAATTTAAGAAAGTTATAACCTAGCATAGCACACAGGCATGTAAACTGCTTGTCATTTTGCCAGGCACATACTACAGTCATGTGCCGCATAACTATGTTTTGGTCAATGACGGACCATATGTACGACAGTGTCCCATATGATTATAACAGAGTTGAAAAACTCCTTTGGCCTAGTGACGTGGTATCACAATGCATTACTCAcctgtttgtggtgatgctggtgtaaacaaacgtactgtgctgccagtcgtataaaagtatcACACATACagttatgtacagtacataatacttgataataatcAAGTATTTGCTATaccatttattgttattttagtgtgtgctctttgtatttatttttttttaaagcatgccATGTTTTGCTGGCAGCAGTCTCATACATTTTGTGTTTACCATGTCtctgtttataaaattttctcttgtgcttgatttattCTCGTGTGGTTCTGTACAGTAACATATTGTAAAGGCTTGTGGCCTTGGGACAATAAGCTATACCATATAAtataggtgtgtagtaggctataccatctaggtttgtgtaaataCACTCCATGTTTGCACAACAAACAAATCATCTAACAACTGcacttctcagaacatatccccttTGTTAAGTGACGTATGGCTTTTATGTACTTAATAAGTGCTTAATATATGCTCACAGCTATATAAAACTATTTCTTGATTGTTCCCTGCATCTCAGGATAACACTCTGCACACTGATAGAGTGGTTCCCTTTAAGGAGGTCCTACACTGGTGAATACTGTGTATTTCTTAATACTGTTGAAGGAAGATCTATctaaaataaactgtaataaatatttcttcctatttGCCTTATCTTTTATTTGCATAttaagatatttcataaaaattaattaagcaTTTTGTGGTTAaccaaattatatatttactataaatcTTGTAAATAACGAAATACACATATGCAGCAATGATTGTCTTGGCAAATTCTTTAATTTTGCAGTATTGATAAAACTCCAGTATACGTGTATATACGTGTACAGTTCAGACATAGTGTATTCACAAATGTTGTATTTATTATCACCAGTAATTTCTGTGCCATTTCAAGAACCATTTATAAGTTGCTGTGAAACTATTAAAAGTATGATTGGCCATAGTCACTGCTAACCACTTCAATTTGGCGGAGTACATAAAGATCTTTTAAGCTGTTAAAAAAcgctgaggcttttttttttttttttttttttccttctaacaaTCAGTGAGACTCCTGAAATCGTCTCCTAAGAGAGTAAATATTACAATTTGTAAGGCATGATTATCATCATCGGTTGTAATTATGTAGCATTATGGTAATGAGCGCAAAAGCATTGTGgttcctttttcatatttcttaaaataaattcttcacaACCTCAGCGATATCTCCAATAAACGTagatacattgtttttaaaaggagggtTGAAATGACGTTTCcaaccagtttttgtttttcaaagtagctattaaaatttacatgggttattttctgttaatataaTATAGAGATAATTTGATGCGATGTCATGCTCTTAACACTATAGGGCATTGTCTTAATCCTAATGGCAAAACTGTTTTAATCCCACcgaaaaagaggaataaaactgTGTACGATGCTCCAAACACAAACGTGATATACTCCGTATATATTATACCTGTTGATAAGTCACAAATCCCATGTGTTAAATTATATCCCAAATTATATCCCTAAGATTTTACTATGTTTTACAACTTTAATGTTTTAATGATAATTCCTGCTTTGGCATGTGTTGGcctgtcttgatttttttaatttttaatttttgataaaatgatttacatattgtttataacattctaatagatttttaaatggcattgcATAGAGCTAGTTGAATGTTCTTAAGCATTTGCATTGTACATGCTttcttatgaaaaaataaattggtaatTTAATTTGTAGTAAATACACTCATTATTTTCAGCTGTTAACTATTCAGTTGcacaattaaataattatattgtgAAGACTAAAGtgaatattaacataaaatttctttttcccattatGTTTGACTTCACATACTTTGTAGCTAGCACCAATGAGATTGAATGCAAAAGCTAAAACACTAGTGCTGGGGGTAtggcatagaaagaaaaagatctgtctataaaggaataaaaatagtgaGCAGTAGAAACACAGTGAATGAGCACAAGGTGGGTTAATATAAGAAAAGCCAAAATGTGGTTAACTGAGCAGTgctgttgttgtcgttgttaATTTCTTAATAATTAGACCTTGGATTTTTAATTGTTAAGAAAATTAACCAGGATGCCTTCTTAAGTCCAAAGAAGCTCTCTCCATAACTAATGTTAAAGTCATTTCCATGttccttaaagaaaattaaatgaaaagaatatgatgaacattttgagaaaatatgaaGCCAAACTACTACATTGGAAACAAAATCACATAGCTTACTCTGTAACTATTTTACTGATCTATTATAGTAATATGAATCTATAATagaatagattaataaaatatataatctatTTATGATAATATAATCtgatatattttagttttcagcTTTGAGATCTCTACATGTATCTAATATTACATCAGTTTTCTAAATTAAGCAGATGCAGATATATGAAATGAATGAGACAGCATGTGTAAAGCTCACAGCCCAGCCCCTGCGACTGTTTAAGACAGATATACCAAAGGAAGTTCATTTCTAATCAGAAAGCTATTTAGTCGTAGCTAAAACACAAATCCCACTCACTGCTTTTGATgccaatgtatcttttttttctgtgggACTGAAAGTGAAAGAGGCCTAGAAGGGGCCTGTTCGTAAGTGTCCTCATTTATGCTCGTGTTGCTTGAGGAGAAGGTAGCAGAACGCAATAGGAGTTGCAAAAACGTGGAATAAGCCAATAGATTATCATGTGGGCGAGTACTTTTCAATGTTAGTTGGGAGCCCTGTTGCCATCTGGGTGTTGCCCATGCCTCATATAGACCGAGGCACATTATCATCCATAATCGAATCCTAAGAACCTTTTAAACTGCTGGAAATTGAACCAAGAAAATATCTCAAAGCCATCCTTTTCATCTTGACACCAAATCATAGCATAAGCCGGTCTGTCAAGGATGCTGGTGCTCCCTAGGCAAAccttacatgttgaaatgatgaaTAACATTCTCTTCAAAGTTCTGTGCCCCAAAGGACAGTTAGTCATTTTATATATGATAATATTGATATTTTCTCAGATAATCTGATAAACTATCAGATTTAAATTTTGGCTCTTTGAAGAGTGTTACTATTCAGAAGTATTAATTCAACCTAAGCTCTTATACTCATCGATATGTTTAATACTAGCTATCAGAAATTCTTGACAAGTTTttgtaatcattttcttttcttactttcatttttctgtaatcATTTCATATCCTTAATATAtggataatatatttttaatcctaGTGTATAGTCTGTATCTCTTTTAATAATGTGATTATTAGCTGTCACTTTTTAAATCTGTGGATAGgaccattttgaaatgttttaagctCAGGAAATCTGATAGCTGTAGGTTTAGCTCAGACTATAGATCACTTGTGGAGATTAGAACtgccaggaaaaataaaaagtttaagcCGTCCTTTGAGTATTCTAAAATAGGGAAGTTTTCCAGAGCATTGGTTTCTAAAGCTTCCATTATTTCTTGATGTTGAGCTTTCAGGATTTAGCTGCAATATTTACTCAACATCTAAGCCGTGTTTTTTTATCAGTcatatttttatacctttcatAATCAAACCGCttatcattgaaaaatatatgttgCCATGACCCTGGAAGAATTCaccttggtatttttttttttgatgtgtgGAATATGAATTCAATTCTAGAATGACAGAGATGTTGcaaagaaaagctaagaaaatCAGCTTTTCCTTAATAGtctgtcaaaatcattggctaccatgtttccccaaaaataagacctagccggaccatcagctctaatgcatcttttggagcaaaaattaatataagacccagtctcattttactataagaccaggtataatataatataatataattaatataaccaacataattaatataattaatgtaactaatataactaaataatataatataatataatataatataatataatataatataatataatataatataatatcgggtcttatataaaataagaccaggtcttatattaatttttgccccaaaagatgcattagagctgatggtctggctagattcttattttcagggaaacacggtagcagttaATCAGTGCTGTTTTTCCAAAGgtgccttctcttttttctctgaagaaaatcATCTTCTGCTGTTAGGCCACCAGCGTGTTCGCATTGTGCCTGCAAAGATGTGTGGCATGAggaaagaacatgggctctggTTAGAAGAGCTACAGTGAAGCCAAAATTAGGCTCCTTATTGGTTTTCCCATCATAGCCAAATGACAAAGAATGCTTCCCTTTTGTAATAGCTGCCGTTGGAAATGAAACGCATGAGCAGAGctatcagagaagacaattggctGGCGTCTCAGGCAGTACCTCACGGGATGGCCCGTGTGGATGCGTTTCCATTGGCCAGGGTGTGTTCCTCACCTTTGTGTCGGCTCGCATAGACTGGAGGACCCTACCAGAGAAAAGCTAACCTTGCAGTCTGCATCCAGACAGGCGCACCCTTTCATTTTCAGTACTCGTTCTATCTTTTCAAGGACtggatacagtggtacctcggttttccaaGGTAATCCGTTCCGGacgaccgttcgagttctgaaacattggaaaacagccgacagcgaggcctcaggatcttgcattcAGCGGAAGCCGcatgacatgtttgacttctgaggtgtgttcgaaaaccgaagcatttacttcccgGGTTACAGTGTTCGTagaccaaaatgttcgtcaacggagccgttcgaaaaccgaggtgctACTGTACTAGAGTCTTCTTCCAGAGTAACTGagtaaatgatttctttttcatgtcataGCATTAAAACGCAATGGGATGGTTTGGAGGAGCATTTCCATGGGGCTGTGGAAAACCCTGAAGAATTATCGCTGCCTCACAACTGAGAGCTTTACCATTCTAGATGCTGTAAGGTGGGAGGTTTCCTTTCTCAGAGACACAAACCTGTGCTATTCACTTGCCTGTTTCCCAGACCTTCAGATGGAGAGCAACCCTCTCTAATCTGAAGGCACGCTTCCTTCAGCTTTGTTAACGTCAGGGATCTTAGTGtattttgcacacattttctGGGAAtatctccctctttctttctctgaagacAATCTATACTTCACTCCCAAGGGACTTCTTGAACTTTCTAAATCTATGCAGTTGGTGTTGATTTTTCTAGGTAAACTGCAAGGATAATCTTTGATTCTAATTCTTAAAGATCCTACTATGTCATCACTTTTGATCGACTTTATTTAGCTCGTGGTTTCTTGACGAGGacttattaaacattaaaaagttaagGTTTTtcacctacatttttttttttttttagggggaaggaaatgtttattttttgaatgcaATCGCCATAATTTTTCAGGTTTAATTTTATGGCAAACTTGATCAGTAACACTTCCAGGAGTTCACAATTTCAAGGCTAATGTTCCAATTAAGGTAATATGGTTatcaatttaatataaatgaagcTCTTTAAAAAGGCTAAAAGCAGTCTGACCTCAAAGGACAACAGAAATGACGCAGACTTTAGTGGCAGTAGCACAGGTACACTCCAGGACGGCATAGGTCGGAGAGAAAGATCCTAACTGATGCTTAGAAAGAAATACCGCGATTTTCTTCTACACACATGTTTGGTCGCTACATGCTAGTGTGAGTAAGGCACGGTGACAAGCGCTGGCATACACAGGGTGCACAGGCGGCCGTGGCAGGCAGGCGCAGGGAGGAGACGCTTCTGGGTGGCGCTCAGTCATCTTCTCCTCCACAGAGCAGCAGGAGGGCTTTCTTGTAATCCCCAGATGTGTCACCCTTAATCATGGAATACAGCGAGGTGGCGAAGTTCTTCCGGAACTCCTTGCGGATGTTATATAGATCGGTCTCACTCCTGGAAACCACCACTCTGATGAGGGTTTGATCATCCGTTCCAGCGCCCTTCATAGCATAGTAGAGGGTTTCTGCAAGGTAGGCAGGAATGCTTCGAATGGATTTCACAATAGCAAGGAGTAGTTGCTCCAAATTACCAGAAGTCTCTCGGTCAATGGTTTCCTCAATTTGAAATCCTGATATAGTCATATATTTGTCAAACACCCTTCTCAAATGAGACACACTTCGTGTTCCGAAGATAGTGATAAACTTCTCTTCATCTGTCCCCCATTTAAGTTCTCCAGCCTGAAACAAAGCCTGGGCATCTTGTTCAACCCGAGCTTCGTCAATTGCAGTATCAGGGTCTCTATTAGCCTGAAGGAGAACCACCAACATCCTCTGGTAGTACCCCGAAGTGTCCCCCACCACGTCATCTTCCAGGCTGGAGCCATACTCTTCTTCATAAACTTGCTTTATGGCTGTCAGTTCTTCAGGGGTCCTTGAAGCAATAATTTCTGTCAGTACTTTTTCATCTGTCCCAGCTCCCTTAAGAGCGTGCTTCAGTTCATAGGCATCGTAGAGCCAAGAGGGTTTCATCAAAGCCACGatcagtttttcaaattttccagtCAGTTCTGACTTCAGGTCGTCCAGAAGGTCCCGGCCATACAGCGTCTTAAAAGCCTCGGCGATTTCCTGGCGCTGAGTGTTACTGCGGGATGTCAGCAGGGTCAGGATGCTCTCCTCATCTGTGCCCAGGCCTTTCATGGCATTCCGGAGAGTTTCTGCGTCAGCCTTCGCATCAAATCCAGGGTAGTCAGTAACCGTGCCTCTGAGAACCTGTGCCATGGCGACTGCTCAGGTCCGGAGAAGGGACGCGGGCCAGACGGAGGGACCAAGTGCCGAAACGTCCCGGGGAGCGGCGGGGCGCAGGCGACAGCGCGGCGGGCAGGGCTGAGATGC contains:
- the LOC117024343 gene encoding annexin A5; protein product: MAQVLRGTVTDYPGFDAKADAETLRNAMKGLGTDEESILTLLTSRSNTQRQEIAEAFKTLYGRDLLDDLKSELTGKFEKLIVALMKPSWLYDAYELKHALKGAGTDEKVLTEIIASRTPEELTAIKQVYEEEYGSSLEDDVVGDTSGYYQRMLVVLLQANRDPDTAIDEARVEQDAQALFQAGELKWGTDEEKFITIFGTRSVSHLRRVFDKYMTISGFQIEETIDRETSGNLEQLLLAIVKSIRSIPAYLAETLYYAMKGAGTDDQTLIRVVVSRSETDLYNIRKEFRKNFATSLYSMIKGDTSGDYKKALLLLCGGEDD